From a region of the uncultured Desulfatiglans sp. genome:
- the sulP gene encoding Sulfate permease has protein sequence MLRRTFPFIVWFREYNWSSFRLDAISGLTVALVLIPQSMAYAQLAGLPAYYGLYASFLPPMIAALFGSSRQLATGPVAVVSLMTAASLEPLATAGSPGYIAYAVLLALMVGAFQFSLGVLKLGLVVNFLSHPVVNGFTNAAAIIIASSQLSKMFGVYVDSAAHHYETIFAVIRSALHYTHWPTFIMGAFAFAIMVGLKRISPKIPNVLVAVAVTTVIAWATGFQHDAKVPVDAISSPEARALIMRFNRTVEAIPLIAERRAQAYKALEEVQQGRDMVSILEREHAVNILSIEMAQLKKESQEVREQLRSMLFAGIEEGGGLRFYIRDQVPPGAESDGRTWRIRVGNKPLDEENLPMMGGGAVVGAIPAGLPAFSIPTLDWKVLLHLLPYAAIISLLGFMEAISIAKAMAAKTGQRLDPNQELIGQGLANVLGAMSRSYPTSGSFSRSAVNLQSGAQTGLSSVFTSLAVVIVLLFFTPLLYHLPQSVLAAVIMMAVIGLINATGFIHAWEAQWYDGLISIISFVCTLAFAPHLDRGIMVGVVLSLLVFLYKSMRPKVAALSRHEDQSLRDCLTFGLKECKYMTLIRFDGPLFFANASYLEDKIMERMREMKHLKHIVIVSNGINDIDASGEETLSLLVDRVRSAGVDISLSGVNESVMKVLKRTHFLEKIGEDHLFPTMERAIQANYTQAHRDGQEEACPLLTVCRLT, from the coding sequence ATGTTGCGCAGAACTTTTCCTTTCATCGTGTGGTTCAGGGAATACAACTGGAGCAGTTTTCGACTCGATGCAATCTCCGGCTTGACCGTCGCGCTCGTTCTGATCCCTCAGTCCATGGCGTATGCCCAACTGGCGGGACTTCCCGCCTATTACGGTCTTTATGCCTCGTTTCTTCCCCCCATGATAGCAGCGCTTTTCGGCTCCAGCCGGCAGCTCGCCACAGGCCCCGTCGCCGTGGTCTCCCTGATGACCGCTGCCTCTCTGGAACCGCTGGCCACGGCTGGAAGCCCGGGTTATATCGCCTACGCCGTACTCCTGGCCCTCATGGTGGGGGCCTTCCAGTTTTCGTTGGGCGTCCTGAAACTCGGGCTGGTGGTGAATTTCCTCTCGCACCCTGTCGTGAACGGTTTTACGAATGCGGCCGCGATCATCATCGCCTCCTCCCAGCTCTCCAAGATGTTCGGCGTGTATGTGGACAGCGCCGCCCATCACTATGAAACCATCTTCGCGGTCATCCGGTCCGCCCTTCACTACACACACTGGCCGACTTTCATCATGGGCGCTTTCGCCTTCGCCATCATGGTCGGCCTCAAGCGCATCTCGCCCAAGATCCCGAACGTCCTGGTCGCCGTCGCGGTCACCACCGTGATTGCATGGGCCACGGGGTTTCAGCATGACGCCAAGGTCCCTGTGGATGCCATCTCAAGTCCGGAGGCCAGGGCGCTCATCATGCGCTTCAACCGGACGGTCGAGGCCATCCCCCTCATCGCGGAAAGACGCGCCCAGGCCTACAAGGCCCTCGAGGAGGTGCAGCAAGGCCGTGACATGGTCAGCATCCTCGAGCGGGAACATGCCGTGAATATTCTGAGCATCGAAATGGCTCAACTCAAGAAGGAATCGCAGGAGGTTCGTGAACAGCTCCGTTCCATGCTCTTTGCCGGCATCGAGGAAGGCGGCGGCCTTCGCTTTTACATCCGCGATCAGGTGCCCCCCGGCGCCGAAAGCGACGGACGAACCTGGCGCATAAGGGTCGGCAACAAACCGCTGGATGAAGAGAACCTGCCCATGATGGGGGGAGGAGCCGTCGTAGGCGCCATCCCCGCAGGACTCCCGGCCTTCAGCATCCCGACGCTCGACTGGAAGGTCCTCCTCCATCTTCTTCCCTACGCTGCGATCATCTCGCTCCTGGGTTTCATGGAGGCGATCTCCATCGCCAAGGCCATGGCAGCCAAGACCGGGCAACGCCTGGATCCCAACCAGGAGCTGATCGGTCAGGGCCTTGCCAATGTCCTCGGCGCCATGAGTCGAAGTTATCCCACCTCCGGTTCGTTTTCGCGCTCGGCGGTCAATCTGCAATCCGGAGCGCAAACCGGCCTCTCCAGCGTCTTCACCAGCCTGGCCGTGGTGATCGTACTGCTATTCTTCACCCCCCTTCTCTATCACCTACCCCAATCCGTGCTGGCAGCCGTCATCATGATGGCCGTGATCGGGCTCATCAACGCAACCGGCTTCATCCACGCCTGGGAGGCCCAGTGGTACGACGGGCTGATCTCCATCATTTCGTTTGTCTGCACCCTGGCATTCGCGCCGCACCTCGACCGAGGCATCATGGTCGGGGTGGTCCTGTCCCTGCTGGTGTTTCTTTACAAAAGCATGCGCCCCAAGGTCGCCGCCCTTTCCCGCCACGAAGACCAATCCCTGCGCGATTGTCTGACCTTCGGGCTGAAGGAGTGCAAATACATGACCTTGATCCGGTTCGATGGACCGCTCTTCTTCGCCAACGCCAGTTATCTCGAAGACAAGATCATGGAGCGGATGCGTGAGATGAAACATCTCAAACATATCGTTATCGTCTCCAACGGGATCAACGACATCGACGCCTCGGGGGAGGAAACCCTCTCTCTGCTCGTTGACCGGGTCAGGAGCGCTGGCGTGGATATTTCGCTGAGCGGGGTCAATGAATCGGTCATGAAGGTTCTGAAGCGGACCCATTTTCTGGAAAAGATCGGGGAAGA
- a CDS encoding Transcriptional regulator, whose protein sequence is MVKKRDAILNTAAKLFSEHGFKETSIADIARATGVAEGTIFYHFKSKEDLFLAILQEVKEDILREFNAYRKESEPLSGLQMMEEAISFYLYLAAKMDERFLLLHRHYPYKLAEVNPVCRGYLEDIFNCLLDIFEQAVELGQKDGSIAPMPARKNALIVLTMVDGLVRFRDYNLYDAAALHSELLSAVRRMLRNPSF, encoded by the coding sequence ATGGTCAAAAAACGGGACGCCATTTTGAACACCGCTGCGAAACTATTTTCGGAACACGGGTTCAAGGAAACCTCGATCGCAGACATCGCCCGAGCGACGGGGGTCGCCGAAGGAACGATCTTCTATCATTTCAAGAGCAAGGAGGATCTTTTCCTGGCGATCCTGCAGGAAGTCAAGGAGGACATCCTGCGGGAGTTCAACGCCTACCGGAAAGAGAGTGAGCCGCTATCCGGCCTTCAAATGATGGAAGAGGCCATCTCTTTTTATCTCTATCTCGCTGCAAAGATGGATGAGCGCTTTCTCCTCCTCCACAGGCATTACCCCTATAAGCTCGCGGAGGTGAACCCTGTCTGCCGTGGTTATCTGGAGGATATCTTCAATTGTCTCCTGGACATCTTCGAGCAGGCTGTCGAACTGGGGCAGAAAGACGGAAGTATCGCGCCCATGCCGGCTCGAAAAAACGCCCTGATCGTTTTGACCATGGTCGACGGTCTGGTCCGCTTTCGGGACTACAATCTCTACGACGCGGCTGCCCTCCACAGTGAACTGCTCTCGGCAGTCCGCCGAATGCTTCGGAACCCTTCTTTTTAA
- a CDS encoding membrane hypothetical protein (Evidence 5 : Unknown function): MLYPLLRFKDLYFALLEQVGWRGTAALFGGLAAGWWIYVPIHELLHAAGCTVAGGEVHQLEIARLYGGSFLSRWFDFVVPGGEYAGRLSGFDTHGSDWIYGITVFFPYLLTIPAYAVLETAARFRCFFLFGAWLPCTFAPLISLAGDFYELGSLSLFQLWKGPESTHRALIGDDLFMLLGQTQFKVDGEGPHLGNAAFIAAAFLTGFALAWGTLLLSAALGRKARRTLF, translated from the coding sequence TTGCTCTATCCACTGCTGCGTTTCAAAGATCTCTATTTCGCCCTTCTGGAACAGGTTGGCTGGAGGGGAACGGCAGCCCTCTTTGGAGGTCTTGCCGCTGGTTGGTGGATCTATGTGCCGATCCATGAACTCCTCCACGCAGCCGGCTGTACGGTGGCAGGCGGAGAGGTCCATCAGTTGGAGATTGCGCGGCTTTATGGCGGGAGCTTTCTATCGCGATGGTTCGATTTCGTGGTTCCCGGGGGCGAATACGCCGGGAGGCTGAGCGGATTCGATACCCATGGGTCGGACTGGATTTATGGAATCACCGTTTTTTTCCCCTATCTTCTCACCATTCCCGCATATGCCGTACTCGAAACCGCAGCCCGTTTCAGGTGTTTTTTTCTTTTCGGGGCTTGGCTGCCCTGCACTTTCGCGCCGCTGATCAGCCTGGCGGGCGATTTCTACGAACTAGGTTCGTTGTCGCTTTTTCAGCTCTGGAAAGGACCGGAATCTACTCACAGAGCCCTGATCGGCGACGACCTCTTCATGCTTCTCGGGCAGACGCAGTTCAAGGTGGATGGTGAGGGTCCGCACTTGGGAAATGCAGCCTTTATCGCGGCCGCTTTTTTGACAGGATTCGCTTTGGCCTGGGGAACGCTGCTGTTGTCTGCAGCGCTCGGGCGGAAAGCCCGAAGAACCCTTTTTTAG
- a CDS encoding membrane hypothetical protein (Evidence 5 : Unknown function), with protein MADEKPRGEKDIRIWKFVVTYVLLMGLFLLLIGLEPVKKILDINGVYTEMIIYLTAWILEPFNIVQGISGSVINVKGLTMDVRFGCNGLEAFLIYTVAILAFPTKVKKKIVGIVGGFFVLQILNVLRIAGLGLSGVYLKKYFEYLHIYVAQGIMIAVALVLFLFWLNYATGKSD; from the coding sequence ATGGCCGATGAGAAACCCCGAGGAGAAAAGGATATCCGGATATGGAAGTTCGTTGTGACCTATGTGCTTTTGATGGGGCTTTTCTTGCTGCTGATCGGCCTTGAACCGGTCAAGAAAATTTTGGACATCAATGGTGTCTACACGGAGATGATCATCTATCTCACGGCCTGGATACTCGAGCCCTTCAATATTGTGCAAGGGATCAGCGGTTCCGTGATCAACGTGAAGGGTCTGACGATGGATGTGCGCTTCGGATGCAACGGCCTGGAGGCTTTTCTGATCTACACCGTTGCGATCCTTGCCTTCCCGACGAAGGTGAAAAAAAAGATCGTGGGCATTGTCGGAGGTTTTTTCGTTCTGCAGATTTTGAACGTTCTACGGATAGCGGGATTGGGATTGAGTGGCGTCTATCTGAAAAAATATTTCGAATATCTGCATATCTATGTTGCTCAAGGCATCATGATCGCGGTTGCTCTGGTGCTCTTTCTGTTCTGGCTGAATTACGCTACCGGGAAATCGGACTAA
- a CDS encoding putative PAS/PAC sensor protein (Evidence 3 : Putative function from multiple computational evidences), whose protein sequence is MGITSRERIRVLGVDDEEVILELYREILRFDSHSNAYQSIPYYFETSICQQGDEAVEHVRASLLEHDPYALILLDINMPPGPDGISTAQIIRGMDPDVNIVLATGYSGCDLTDISRKIMPPDKLLYIQKPFHPQEILQLAAALGGKWLAEQQYRRIQENLEVQVKQRTSALKQSNLQLKKEVEHRTRTEAALRASEANFRNIISSNADAIVILSSVGEALYVNPAARSFFGGREADFKTPFELPLKTGGEPVEMEIADRDTFRVAEVRFVETKWEGKTAFLASLRDVTQRKQMERELERNLQQLQTTIRGTIQAMASAVEKRDPYTAGHQQRVADLSKAIAEALDLPDEKIQGLYLAALIHDVGKISVPAEILSKPGNLTEIEIMFIQTHARSGYEILREIPFPWPIAEIVFQHHEKIDGSGYPNGLSGNQILTEAKILSVADVVEAMASHRPYRPSLGIAAALEEIEKKKGIHFDEKAVDACLSLFTRKDFAFQL, encoded by the coding sequence TTGGGCATAACTTCAAGAGAACGTATCCGGGTCCTGGGTGTCGATGATGAAGAGGTCATTCTCGAGCTCTACAGGGAGATCCTTCGATTCGACAGTCATTCAAATGCGTATCAGTCTATCCCTTATTACTTCGAGACAAGCATCTGCCAACAGGGGGACGAGGCGGTAGAGCACGTCCGTGCGTCGCTGCTCGAGCATGACCCTTACGCCCTGATTCTGCTCGACATCAACATGCCGCCCGGCCCGGATGGCATCTCCACGGCTCAGATAATCCGCGGGATGGACCCAGACGTCAACATCGTGCTCGCTACTGGTTACAGCGGCTGCGATCTGACAGACATCTCCCGCAAAATCATGCCGCCTGATAAATTGCTCTACATCCAGAAACCATTCCATCCGCAAGAGATTCTTCAACTGGCCGCCGCCCTGGGCGGAAAATGGCTGGCAGAACAGCAATACCGGCGAATCCAGGAAAATCTTGAAGTCCAGGTGAAGCAGCGAACCTCAGCCCTGAAGCAAAGCAACCTCCAACTGAAAAAAGAGGTTGAACATCGCACCAGAACGGAAGCCGCGCTCCGCGCCAGCGAAGCCAATTTCCGAAACATCATCTCGAGCAACGCCGATGCGATTGTCATCCTTTCCTCCGTCGGCGAGGCGCTTTATGTCAACCCTGCCGCCCGATCTTTTTTCGGCGGAAGAGAGGCGGATTTCAAAACGCCCTTTGAACTCCCCCTTAAAACGGGGGGAGAGCCTGTCGAAATGGAAATAGCTGACCGCGACACCTTTCGGGTCGCCGAGGTGCGGTTTGTGGAAACCAAGTGGGAAGGGAAAACCGCCTTTCTTGCCTCCCTCAGAGACGTCACGCAGCGCAAGCAGATGGAAAGGGAGTTGGAAAGGAACCTGCAGCAGCTTCAAACGACGATACGGGGCACCATTCAAGCGATGGCCTCCGCTGTGGAAAAACGCGATCCGTACACAGCCGGCCACCAGCAGCGCGTTGCCGATCTGTCGAAAGCTATCGCTGAAGCCCTCGATCTTCCCGATGAAAAGATCCAGGGACTTTACCTCGCAGCCCTGATTCATGATGTCGGCAAGATTTCCGTTCCTGCTGAGATCCTGAGCAAGCCCGGCAACTTGACCGAAATCGAGATCATGTTCATCCAGACCCACGCCCGCAGTGGGTATGAAATCCTGAGAGAAATCCCGTTTCCCTGGCCCATAGCCGAGATTGTCTTTCAGCATCACGAAAAAATCGATGGCTCTGGGTATCCGAACGGTCTTTCCGGTAATCAGATCCTGACGGAGGCAAAGATCCTCAGTGTAGCTGACGTCGTCGAGGCGATGGCCTCCCATCGTCCTTACCGGCCGTCGCTCGGTATCGCCGCCGCGTTGGAGGAGATAGAAAAGAAAAAAGGAATTCACTTCGACGAAAAAGCCGTCGATGCCTGCCTTTCGTTATTCACCCGTAAAGACTTTGCGTTCCAGCTATGA
- a CDS encoding Bacterial extracellular solute-binding protein, family 7: MMIKRLIQLSFCLLGLFGAVLMPAGAEASAEKLTFSIFFPPTHAQAKVAMDFAKEIEKRTQNRVEITCFPGGTLTGASQVYDGVVNGISDLGNSCFAYTRGRFPVMAVVDLPLGYLNGLVASRVADTFAMETRPEELDDVKVLYVHAHGPGLLHTRKPVQTLEDLKGMKIRATGLSAKIVEALGAVPVAMPQGGTYEALQKGVVEGTFGPIEVLKGWKQGEVIQYTTECFNVGYTTAMFVVMNLQKWNALPDDIKKIIDAASREWVDIHGRAWDDADREGREYTLGLGNKIIPLSPEESSKWRAAVKPVIDDYIETTPDGQTHVDRIQGILNKYQP; the protein is encoded by the coding sequence ATGATGATTAAGCGGTTGATACAGCTATCGTTCTGTTTGTTAGGACTGTTCGGCGCGGTGCTGATGCCCGCCGGCGCGGAGGCATCGGCGGAGAAACTGACGTTCAGCATCTTTTTCCCGCCGACGCATGCCCAGGCGAAGGTGGCCATGGATTTTGCGAAAGAGATCGAAAAGCGGACCCAAAACCGCGTCGAGATCACGTGTTTTCCGGGAGGTACCCTGACCGGTGCCTCTCAGGTCTATGACGGGGTGGTCAACGGCATCAGCGATCTGGGTAATTCCTGTTTTGCCTACACGCGCGGACGATTTCCCGTGATGGCAGTGGTCGATCTGCCTTTGGGGTATCTCAACGGCCTCGTGGCGAGCCGGGTTGCGGACACCTTTGCCATGGAGACCAGGCCGGAGGAACTCGATGATGTCAAAGTCCTTTACGTTCATGCGCATGGGCCGGGTCTTCTCCACACCCGGAAGCCGGTTCAGACGTTGGAAGACCTGAAAGGGATGAAGATCCGTGCCACCGGCCTGAGCGCAAAGATCGTCGAGGCCCTGGGTGCTGTTCCTGTAGCGATGCCGCAGGGTGGAACCTATGAAGCCCTTCAGAAAGGGGTGGTCGAGGGGACCTTCGGTCCGATAGAGGTGCTGAAAGGGTGGAAACAGGGCGAGGTGATCCAGTACACGACCGAATGTTTCAACGTCGGATACACGACCGCCATGTTCGTTGTCATGAATCTGCAGAAATGGAATGCACTCCCCGATGATATCAAGAAGATCATCGATGCCGCCAGCCGGGAATGGGTCGATATCCATGGACGTGCCTGGGACGATGCGGATCGGGAAGGCCGTGAATACACTTTGGGCCTGGGGAACAAGATCATTCCCCTTTCGCCGGAAGAAAGCTCAAAATGGCGAGCAGCTGTCAAGCCGGTCATCGATGATTACATCGAGACGACGCCGGATGGTCAGACACACGTGGATCGGATCCAGGGTATTCTGAACAAATATCAACCTTGA
- a CDS encoding TRAP transporter, DctQ-like membrane protein: MEWIERAGRMAARVLFWIAGAAIVFMMLLTCADVILRYFRMPIPGTYELVCYLGALGVGFAMAHTSVEKGHVAVSVLVRLLPRRAQGFIGSVTVFFSLVFFMLISWQSWSYADQLRRSGEVSLTLQLPFHPFVYGIAVAAGAVFFVLLGDLARQIKKVFAA, encoded by the coding sequence ATGGAATGGATCGAAAGGGCTGGTAGAATGGCCGCTCGCGTGCTTTTCTGGATCGCCGGAGCGGCCATTGTGTTTATGATGCTTTTGACTTGCGCAGACGTAATTCTGCGCTATTTTCGCATGCCCATTCCGGGGACCTACGAGCTGGTGTGCTATCTCGGGGCTTTGGGGGTGGGGTTCGCCATGGCTCACACCTCTGTGGAAAAAGGGCATGTGGCCGTGAGCGTTCTGGTCAGGCTTTTGCCCAGGCGGGCGCAGGGGTTTATCGGGTCCGTAACCGTATTCTTCAGCCTGGTATTCTTTATGCTGATCAGTTGGCAATCCTGGTCCTATGCCGATCAATTGCGCCGCTCCGGCGAGGTTTCCCTGACGCTTCAGCTCCCTTTCCATCCCTTTGTCTATGGCATCGCCGTCGCCGCCGGGGCCGTCTTTTTCGTGCTCCTGGGGGACCTGGCACGGCAGATCAAGAAGGTCTTCGCCGCATGA
- a CDS encoding TRAP transporter, DctM subunit codes for MSLTTIGIIGLCLLVVLLFSRMPVGFVMGFLGFLGFSYVVNVQAGLTLLARDVWDIFSSYGLTVIPLFVFMGQIAFHAGISRRLYDSAYVVLGHRPGGLAMATVGACAGFSAISGSTNATAATMATVTLPEMKRYRYDLGLATGTVAAAGSLGILIPPSVIFIVYGIMTEQSIGKLFAAGILPGILLSCLFMLVIILRVRLNPGLAPPGPKSTFKEKMRSFAGIGETLLIFALVMGGIFCGIFTPTEAAAIGAFLTMAISILRGQLTWEGFVRSLSDTTRISCMVMVIVMGAVVFGHFMAITRVPYDLANWVGALPLPRYAIMMVIILVYLMGGCFMDSLAMVMLTIPIFFPVAQNLGFDPIWFGVVIVLVTEMGVITPPVGVNVYVVYGVAKDVPLETIFKGVLPMLAALLICNILLILFPEIALFLPGLMR; via the coding sequence ATGAGCCTCACGACCATTGGAATCATAGGCCTTTGTCTTCTGGTCGTGCTGCTTTTTTCCCGGATGCCCGTCGGATTCGTGATGGGGTTTCTCGGTTTTCTAGGGTTCAGCTATGTCGTGAATGTTCAGGCGGGTCTGACGCTGCTGGCGAGGGATGTCTGGGATATATTTTCTTCTTACGGTCTGACGGTGATACCGCTGTTCGTGTTCATGGGGCAGATCGCCTTTCATGCCGGCATCAGCCGCAGGCTCTATGATTCAGCCTATGTCGTCCTGGGGCATCGACCCGGGGGGTTGGCCATGGCCACGGTCGGCGCGTGTGCCGGGTTTTCGGCGATCTCGGGCTCGACCAATGCCACCGCGGCCACCATGGCCACCGTGACCTTGCCGGAGATGAAACGCTACCGTTACGATCTCGGCCTTGCCACCGGGACGGTGGCGGCAGCCGGAAGCCTGGGGATTCTGATCCCCCCGAGCGTGATCTTCATCGTTTACGGGATCATGACCGAGCAGTCGATCGGGAAGCTTTTCGCGGCCGGTATATTGCCGGGGATCCTGCTCTCTTGCCTGTTCATGCTGGTCATCATACTCCGGGTGCGTTTGAATCCCGGGCTCGCACCCCCAGGGCCGAAAAGCACCTTCAAGGAAAAAATGCGCTCCTTTGCGGGGATTGGCGAGACACTGCTGATCTTTGCGCTGGTGATGGGAGGGATCTTCTGCGGGATCTTCACACCCACGGAGGCGGCGGCGATAGGGGCCTTCCTGACCATGGCGATCTCCATCCTGAGAGGGCAGCTGACCTGGGAAGGTTTCGTCCGCTCCTTGTCCGACACCACCCGCATCAGCTGCATGGTGATGGTGATTGTCATGGGGGCTGTCGTCTTCGGGCACTTCATGGCCATCACGAGGGTCCCCTATGACCTGGCCAATTGGGTTGGCGCATTGCCGCTGCCGCGTTACGCCATCATGATGGTGATCATCCTGGTCTACCTCATGGGGGGCTGTTTCATGGATTCTCTGGCCATGGTGATGCTGACCATCCCCATCTTCTTTCCGGTGGCCCAGAACCTCGGGTTCGACCCCATTTGGTTCGGGGTGGTCATCGTCCTGGTGACCGAGATGGGTGTGATTACCCCTCCCGTGGGCGTGAATGTATATGTCGTCTATGGGGTTGCCAAAGACGTGCCCCTCGAAACGATTTTCAAAGGCGTCCTCCCGATGCTGGCCGCCCTCCTGATCTGCAATATCCTGCTGATCCTGTTTCCCGAAATCGCCCTTTTCCTGCCCGGTCTGATGCGTTGA
- a CDS encoding Metallo-beta-lactamase domain protein yields the protein MIRVTCLGGAGSVTGSNYLVETVQGKKFLVDCGLFQGGRQIELRNWQPWPFDPKSIDTLFLTHAHIDHSGRIPKLVKDGFQGRIITSPPTAELCEIMLLDSAHIQEMDAEWQTRKNKRQSQAPIEPLYTTADAEASLKLFDPLERDRLVEIEPGVRARLRNAGHILGSSILEIWVEENGKTVKIVFSGDLGKKDQLIVKDPHEIFDADYLFLESTYGNRRHRSFEESEEELLEAIRYSTRYNEKIIIPAFAVERTQEILYVLGQFQREGKLPDIPIYLDSPLAIKATEIFRRNKKCYDTEARAIVSEGYDPFNMPNLHFTQETKDSIAINERRGSAIVIAANGMCTAGRIKHHLKHNLWREGASLVIVGYQAKGSTGRKIVDGAKQVKIFRENVAVRARVFTIGGFSAHADQADLLEWASHFESTPRVFVVHGEAEAAQTLAQKISEELHFSVHVPKWKERLILKAVEVTYEEAPEEEAVPDVASQTLNMVINLENELKDLKKRIKARELEGKIGEEDLDRLQYVQEELRYLLNV from the coding sequence ATGATCAGAGTAACGTGTTTAGGCGGTGCAGGATCGGTCACTGGTAGCAATTATCTTGTCGAAACCGTCCAGGGAAAGAAATTCCTGGTGGACTGCGGGCTCTTTCAAGGTGGAAGGCAGATCGAACTCCGCAACTGGCAACCGTGGCCCTTCGACCCCAAAAGCATCGATACGCTCTTCTTGACGCATGCCCACATCGACCACAGCGGCCGCATCCCCAAGCTGGTCAAGGACGGTTTCCAGGGCAGGATCATCACCTCTCCCCCCACCGCCGAGCTCTGTGAGATCATGCTCCTCGATTCCGCCCACATCCAGGAGATGGATGCCGAATGGCAGACCCGCAAGAACAAGCGGCAGTCCCAGGCTCCCATCGAACCGCTGTACACGACGGCCGATGCAGAGGCAAGCCTCAAGCTGTTCGATCCGCTCGAACGGGACCGGCTGGTGGAGATCGAACCCGGTGTGCGCGCACGGCTCAGGAATGCGGGGCATATTCTCGGCTCCTCGATCCTCGAGATCTGGGTGGAGGAGAACGGAAAGACGGTCAAGATCGTCTTTTCCGGGGACCTTGGCAAAAAGGATCAGCTGATCGTCAAGGACCCCCATGAAATCTTCGACGCGGACTATCTTTTCCTCGAATCGACTTACGGAAACCGCCGCCACCGCTCCTTCGAAGAAAGCGAAGAAGAGCTGCTCGAGGCCATCCGCTACAGCACCCGCTACAACGAAAAGATCATCATTCCCGCCTTCGCTGTAGAACGTACCCAGGAAATCCTCTATGTCCTCGGCCAGTTTCAACGTGAGGGTAAACTGCCCGACATCCCCATCTACCTCGACAGCCCTCTGGCCATCAAAGCCACGGAAATCTTTCGCAGAAACAAGAAATGCTATGACACCGAGGCACGCGCTATCGTCTCTGAAGGGTATGATCCTTTCAATATGCCCAATCTGCATTTCACCCAGGAAACGAAGGATTCGATCGCCATCAACGAAAGGCGCGGCTCCGCCATCGTAATCGCCGCAAACGGGATGTGCACGGCTGGAAGGATCAAGCATCACCTGAAGCACAATCTCTGGCGGGAAGGCGCCAGTCTGGTGATCGTCGGTTACCAGGCCAAGGGAAGCACGGGGCGGAAGATCGTGGATGGTGCCAAGCAGGTCAAGATCTTCAGGGAGAACGTTGCCGTGCGGGCACGCGTCTTCACCATCGGGGGGTTTTCCGCCCATGCCGACCAGGCCGATCTGCTCGAGTGGGCCAGCCATTTCGAAAGCACCCCCCGTGTCTTCGTGGTCCATGGAGAGGCTGAGGCCGCGCAAACGCTGGCTCAAAAGATAAGCGAGGAGCTGCATTTTTCCGTTCACGTTCCAAAATGGAAAGAGCGTCTGATCCTCAAGGCGGTGGAGGTCACCTACGAAGAGGCCCCGGAGGAGGAAGCGGTTCCGGACGTGGCTTCACAGACCTTGAATATGGTGATCAATCTCGAAAATGAACTCAAGGATCTGAAAAAGCGGATCAAGGCCAGAGAGCTGGAAGGAAAGATCGGCGAAGAGGATCTCGACAGGCTGCAATATGTCCAGGAAGAGCTGCGGTATCTGCTGAATGTCTAA